AGCTCCTGTACGCCGCTCGAACGCTTCATCATTCTGCGTATATATGCCAGAACTGGTTATTTCAGAATCGTAAAGGAATTGATGCGTGAGCAATGTGTATGGTCCGATTCGCAGGTTCTGCAGATTCTGCTGTTGCTTACCGATTCATCCTGGACTCGTCTGAAGGATCATTTCAAGGATGTACCTTATCAGGTCCAGTCTAATATCGTCCATGCCATTCGTATTCGGGATGACCAGACGGAGGGTGCTCTTGTTCTGCTGGAGAAGCTCATTCTTGGAGAGGATTCACTGCTGCGTACCCACGCTTATCAGGCATTGGCTCAAGTGGGCAGATGTCGTGAAGATTTGCTGACGGGTCTATTGCTGGTATGGAACGAATCTGGTGAGGAAAGGCAGCGCTCTGAAAGACTAACAGTGACCCGGCTCATGGGCGATATTCATGCGGATGCTTTTATTCCTCGCCTGAAGGTGATGATGGGTGATCCTTCTTTTCAGATCAGACAGGAAGCTGCGAATTCCCTTGCCCGGTACGAGCAGGGACTTGACGAACTCCGAGATACGACTGTAAACCATCCGGATAGATATGCAAGGCAGATAGCGGAGGAAACGCTGGAAAGGATGCAGTATGGACGAAAGATGGATTGAGATGCTGCGGAGTTTTGTTTTGGCATGTTACGAGGGTATATTTATCTATCTCGTGCTAGCGATTGTGATGTGCAGTGTTCTGGTAGTTGCTGCCGCTCGTACACTGATCCTGAGAAGGGATCTGGACCCGCTGCAATATCATGAGATGTTGGATGAAGAATTGGCTCCGGCGGTATCTCTGCTTGTCCCGATGCGTAATAGTGAGAATACGATCGTACAGCGAATTAACTGTCTATTGGGTATTCAATATGCACGCTATGAAGTTATTATCATTAATGATGGATCAGAGGATGCAACAATGCCGCGGTTAATGGAAACCTACGATCTGATGCCCATTCGGAGTAAAGTTCATTACTCAGGACTTGGTCAGGAGACGGCTCAGATTAAATGTGTCTACCAATCTAGGCTGCATCATCGTCTGATTGTGATCGATAAGGCGTATGGGGGACGAATGGACTCCTTAAATGCAGGTCTAAATATCTCGCAATATCCTTATATCGCCTCTGTTGGACCCCGGACATTTCTGGAACGGGATGCATTGGTGAAGATTATGAAACCCTTTATGGATGCTCTACCAGGAGAAGAGGTTGTTGCTTGTAGTGGACGAGTAGATCTTATGGTCCCCAGAAATACGGCTCATCCGGAATTAACGGATAATAGCACAAGACGGACGAGCAGTGCATTGTATGTAATGCAGAGCATTGAATACGTGCGTGCTTTTTTGATTGGTGGTGTGGGACTCGTTCGTTACAATATTAATGTGCTTTTATTTACGGCCCAAGTATTCGGTGTATTCAAAAAGAACCGGGTGATGGAAGTCGGTGGTTACAAGGGCGATGACCATGCCGCTCACATGGAACTGGTGATGCGGTTGCAAAAACATATGAAGCGAATTCGGGAACGTGGTCGTATTATATACATTCCCGATCCGATCTGCAGGGTAGAAGCACCGGGCACGTGGCGTCAGCTGCGCAGACAGCGAACCCGCTGGTATATGCAGCTTGCGAGTAGTCTATGGGCCCAGCGGAGCATGATTTTTAATCCAGCCTATGGCTGGATGGGGATGGTATCCATCCCGTATTTTATTCTGATCGAATTGTTGGGACCTGTGATGGAACTGGGAACGTTGTTGCTGTTCATCTCAGGCATAGGACTACAGTTGGTAGATATCAATCTATGCATCATTCTCGCTCTACTGCTGATGCTCTATGGTTCACTGTTGTCCGCAGGTATGGTCATGTTCGAAATATGGTGTTCACGCAAAGCGTACACATCCAGAGAGGTGACGCGTCTGCTATTGTATGCTTGTTCGGAGACGTTCTGGTTCAGACCGCTGAACAATATATTCCGTATGGTTGGCATCTTGCAGGCTATGGGATTGAGGAAGGAAGAGGAGAAGAAGATCAGGAATGGATTGGGGTAATTTACCGGTAATCCTGTTCATACCTTGGAACAGAGCAAGGAGGAAGACGCTTCATGAAAAAAAGTTACAGGCCAGCCACGATGTGGACGCTGGCTTGTTTTACAGTGGTATCGGTGGTGCTGGTTGTCCCCTGGATTATGTGGCAATCCCAGGCCCCTGTACCGCTGAACATCATGATTATTGACAAAAGCAGACCAGACTCGTCCTATCAGGGGCACAAGGGATTGGTCTGGCTTCTGAATCAGCAGAAGATTGTACAGCACACAGGGGAATACTACTCGTATGAAGAGGATTATTACGGCTATGATATTCAGAACGGGCTTCCTCGGATGAAGCAACTGCTGCCGGATGAGGTGACAGATACGGATCTGATCTATCTGACGGCGAATCGGAGTAGTCTGTCTGCACAGAAGAATGAACGGAAAAAAGACGGAATCTATGAAGGACTAACGATATATGATGCGCAGAAGATTCGCGAGGCTGCGTATAAAGGGGTAACGATTGTCGCCGAATACAGTGCGTTGGCGAATACGGCTTCGAAGATGACCAGGGAGCAGCTGTATCCCATCTTGGGAGTGAACAGCAGTGGATGGCAAGGGAAATCGGTATCTAATCTGCAAAGTATGGAAGAAGTCCCCCGGTGGGTTCAGGCGAGTTATGAGCAGCGAGAAAAGAAGAAATGGCCTTATTCCGGAGCTGGTATTCTGCTAGTTCGTGTAGATGGGCAGGTCATCGTGCTGGAGAAAGGCACGGATGTAAAGACAGGAGATGTACAGGTTGCATTTACACGGGAAGGCAGAGATTGGAGCGGCATAAGCCAGGATATTCAATACAGTGGCTGGTTTGATATCATTCTGCCGCAACAACAGGATTCCATATTGGCTTGGTATAAGACTGATCTGATGGAGACAGGCGAGCAGAAACTGGGGAATGCAGGAATACCTGCGCAATTTGCTGCACTTGTCCGCTACGACGACTATAATCGATCGTATTACATGGCAGGTTCATTCGGAGAGATGAAGCATTATTCCTTCTGGCGTCGAATCCGGGGATGGGAGGTCGTCCGGTCCAAGCTCACGCCAGATCAGAAAAATATTCCTGACATGTTCTACTGGAAGGTGTATGTGCCCGTGATGAAGCATATTTTAGAGGAAGTGCAGGATGGACGGCAGCAATGGCCGTAGGCTGGCTATCGAGAACCGTTTCGATGGAAAGAGGGAAGCCAAAGTCCATTCCACCTTGCGAGAGGAACGGGAGATGTACATATTAGACAAGTGCGTCGTTGTGAGTGACAAAAGCGTGGGTGAGAGACAGGGCGGATCAAGCAAGCATCGGATGGCCAAGTGAAATGGGACTGGGGAAACTCGCATATGTTATAGACCCTCACCGCCATGAGCAATGGGATGTGTAGCTAGATCCTTAATAGGATTCATCCCACTGGGATGGAACATGAACTGTAGTGTGATCTATTACATGATTCGTGTATTAAAACAAGTACGAAAGTGTGCATCACGACGAGGGTAAGCTACGTATCGAGTATCGCCCCAATGTGTGCAATGAACTGTAGCGTGATCTATACATGAATAGTAATAAAACATGCACTACCATGTGCATTACGAGCAAGGTAAGCTCTGTATCGAGTATCGCCCCAATGTGTGCACTGAACTGTAGCGTGATCTATACATGAATGGCATTAAAACCTGTACTACTATGTGCATTACGATAAGAGTAAGATACTTATTTAGCCATGTACCCGCATGATCAATGAAATATGGAGCATGAACGCTACGTATTTAGAGTCCTTAACATAATGTGTGTCTGGACTTATGCGCCAATATGATGAGTGGATGAGTATCTATGGCATCGTGATCTGAAGCACCGTACGTAGCACGTTCTAACGAACTCAGAACATCTTATTTGGCCTAATTTGGTACGTTGGTAAATGTAACGAATCACAGACACGTTAAATGACGGAATATACTCGTTATTCCTGTCCCGCTGCCAGTTTTCTGCGAAATAGGACGTGTGGAGTTCGTTAGATTTTGTAATTCGCTCTAATTGCCATTATAGAGTGTCCTCGGTTCGTTAGATTTCGGTCAGAGGGCACCGATCATGGCATTACGCAACCGAGGTGCCCTTTTTTCTCCTGTATTAAAAGAATTGTAAAGAAAGAAATTATAAAGAAGACAAGCCGATGAAAGATGAATTCAAAGTGGATGTTAATGTGTTAAAAGTAATTGGCGTAACTATAACATTATTACTGTCAAATCTATGGGATGAAATAGTACACGGCAATGAAAAAGGACTGCAGCGGATCTGCAGTCCTTTTTCGTAATGCCATGCGGTCTTTACTTGTTTTCGTGAAGATGCCGGAGTCCGTGCAGGAAGGCGGATACGGTCAGACGCAGACTTTCGTCCGGATCAAAATTCATGCCGAAGCCGCCTTGTGCCTCAATAGAGGCAAATCCATGGCAGAGGCTGCGCAAACCACGAACGGCGTGCAATGCTTCCGCTTCGGTTAACGGGTAAGGCTGCAAGCTGTGCAGCAGCAACTCCAGCGTGGCTGTGCTGGCCGCGGCGAGCTGTGGCTCCTCGCGGTCTGGGGCATGAAATGAGGCTTCGTAGAGCCCGGGGTGCTCGCGAACGAAGCCAATGTATGCCGCAGCGATGGCCTGTATGGCATCGTCGCCTGTGCGGTCAGCCGTAGCCGTGGTTAATGCTCGGCTGAGCTGTTGTACGGACATCAGCGCCATTTCCTGGCGAAGCCCGGGCAGTCCGCTGATGTGGTTGTAGAGCGACGGCGAGCGCACATCCAGACGCTGTGCCAACGCGGCGAGTGTCAGCGCCTGAAAGCCGTCGCTGTCAGCAAGCTGGGCCGCGGCGCTGAGCAGAGCGCCGCGATCCAGCCCTTGCCGGGGGCTCATAGTTGCCCCCCGGCAAGGCCGAACCGCTGCTGTGCATCAGCGGTTGCCGCGCGCATAGCGGCCGCGGGCTGGCGCAGCAACCGTCCGTGGCCTACAGCCAGCACGGACGGTTCAAGCTCCGCCAGGCGCTTCGCGCTGGCCAGAGCCGCTTCGCGGTTCCACGTCGCCAGCGCGGGGAACGGGAAGAGCGGGCGCACGCGGCCGGATACGGCAAGGCCGCCTTGCAGTTGGTACGCGTCGCCAGCGATAAGCACACGGCTGCGCGTATCCATGAAGGACATGTGCCCCGGCGTATGTCCTGGGGAGGCAATAGCAACCAGCGAACCAATCTGGTCACCATCATCCAGCAAGTGGTCTGGCTGGGTGCGCACCGCTTGGGGCTTGGGCACGCCGCCGCGTACCGGGGTTTGAGGCTCACCGGGAAGAAGGGAAGTATCTCCCGCCAATAGCTGCGCATCCCGTCTGGAGATGAAGACTTCGGCTTGGGGCAGTGCTTCATTGAGAAGATCCAATGCACCAATATGGTCGCTATGAGCGTGAGTCAGAATGATCTTGGTAATGGGTTTCCCAAGGGACTGGGCAGTTGCCAAAATCCCCTTAAGACTGAACGGTATTCCGGCATCAATCAGGGTTAATCCATCTTCCTCTTCAACCAGATATACGTTCACAGGGAAGAGCCTTGGAAAAAACGTAACTTGAACGACATCGAATTCTCGGGTAATGCGCATCGATAAACCCTCCTTAAAACTAATGATATTAGTATAATAACTAATGGCATTAGTTTTGGCAATACCCGGTGTTCATTTTGTTCCAATAAAAAAAATTTTAAATAATGATGCACTTTACAAAAAAAGCGTTTTCAAAATGGAGATTACCGATTATAATAATCACGTAAGCCCTTTCATATGTCTATCTTATTGGAGCCCTTCGCGTAGCGAAAGGCTCACTTTTTTTGTTCTTTTTGGATAAAAGTGCAGATGGGATGTTAATCCTAGCTTGAATGTGTTGATGAGCTGTAAGTATTGGTATAACAGGAAAAATCACGTTTGATCTCCAAGCTGGGTGAAAGTTGACAAACATAACTGTTATTCATATAATGACAGTTATACTTACCTTGGGTTGAAGTTCATCGGTGTTGTAAGCCGGGAAGGGAGTAAGTTATGAACAGCGAATTTACCATAGCGGTGCATTGTCTTGTTTTTCTGGCAATGAGAGATGAGTGTATGGCCAATAGTGAAGATTTGTCCCAGAGTGTGGGTACACACCCGGCCAGAGTCCGTAAGGTACTTAGTGTTCTGCGCAAGCATGGTTACCTGACGACTAAGGAAGGTGCTCATGGTGGGTACTTGTTAAGCCGTCCAAGTGAAGAGATCAAGCTTGGAGAATTGTACAGACTGGTGGCTGGTGGTTCGCTCGGTCCCAACTGGTGCTCAGGGGAGTCCGGTTCATCGTGCGTGGTATCTTCCAATATGCAGGATGTGATGGGGAACATCTATAACGGAGGCGAAGAGGCGCTAAGCGCTTATTTTGATCGTATATCCATTCAGGATGTGAAAGAACGTATAGGTCGTGGCGATACATGTGAGTTAACGCTAGATGGATTGTCTGCAAAAGAGAAGTCCTGACAGATTCCATAATCAAAGGTCTTTCGAGATATGGCCTTGGTTTAGTCAGGCATGGTGGTCGTAAGGTTCATGTGGTCGACTGGTTAGATTGAGGGCTTATGCTCCGGTGAAAGATCCATCGATGGTTTTAAAGCGATTCCGGGCATAACGTGAACACAGATGGGAGAGATCGTCTGCGCTGATGTTATTTTCGGAAGGCAAGTTCTTGGTACGGTTGATATCAAAATCGCCTTGCGAATGTAAAAAGGAAATACAAACAAAAAAAGAATTTGGGGAGTGGAACACATGTCAGGCACTGAAAAAAATGAAACACTTCGCGTTATTAGCGAACGCCATGCTGTCAAAAAGTACGAAAAAGGGTTTGAATTGCCTGAAGCTGATCTCAATGCGATTTTGACAGCAGCTGCGGAAGCACCATCTTCATGGAACCTGCAACACTGGAGATTCCTTGTGATTGAATCCGAAGCAGACAAAGCGAAATTGCTGCCAGTTGCTTACGGTCAAAGTCAGATCGTGGAAAGTTCAGTTACCATTGCTGTTCTGGGAGATTTGGAAGCGAACCGTAACACCGTAATCTACGATCAAGCTGTTGAAGCAGGCGCACTGACTGCTGAGGTTCGTGACGCATTGGTTGGACAGATCAACGGTGCTTACCAAAGCCCGCAAATCGCTCGCGATGAAGCGATCCGCAATGCATCCTTTGCTTCCCAAAATATCATGCTTGCTGCACGCTCCCTGGGTTACGATACCTGTCCAATCGGTGGATATAATCCACAAAAACTGATCGAAACCTTCAACATTCCTGCACGATTTGTGCCAACGTTGTTGGTCACTGTAGGTAAAGCGGCCCAGCCAGCTCGCCCTTCAGGACGTTTACCGTTGTCTGAGGTTGTTGTTAAAGGTTCTTTCTAAGTTAAAAGCTGAATCTGATGATTGCGTCAGTGATATAAGTATAAATATTGGTATAATACAAACAGCCGCACTTTCCTGCTGAGGGAAGGTGCGGCTGTTTGGCATATTGAGGTTGTGTGGTAAAGTCCATTCACGGGCGCTCCACTTGATCGGATTCACCACTCAAGTGAGTTCTTAGCTTCTACCATGAAATATTACTTCTCAGGTGTCTCCGGGATCTGTGGTGCATGGAACGATTCCATGTACTCGATTGCGTTATACATCATCACGGCTGCTTCGGCACGAGTAATCGTTTGTTTCGGATTGAAATTTCCTTCAGCATCCAGTTCATTGATTTTGAGAACGAGTGAACGCTGAATGGCACCTTGATATTCTGGCGTAAGTTCCTGTTCGTCGGTAATGTCCACAGGTTTGATATTAATCATCGGCAGACCGCCTTTGGCCTCGATGCCTTGCATCAGGAACAATGTGAATTGTTCACGAGTGAGCGGCTTGGACGGATCGATATCCTGTGACATCTGAATGCCATTATATTGAGCGCGGATAAATGCATCACTATACCATACGCCATCTTTTACAGCAGAGAAGTAGTCACTTGGTACCGGCATTTTGATAAAACGAATCGTATCCAGATTCAGATTCAGGCCGTCCGCAATCAGTTGAATGCCCTGAGCGTTATTTAACTCCAGTTCAGGTTTGAACAAGTTGTCGCTCACACCTTTGATGAATCCATCCTGATGGAGAGATTCGATTTTGTCTGCTCCTGTGATACCTTGAATATCCGTGAATTTGGCCTGCGCAGCGTTGATCGGGCCTGCACTTAGAGACAGCGTGAGCAGAGCTCCGGCAGTTAATGTAGCAAGTATATTTTTTTTCATGATAGGTTCGCCTCACTTTTCCAGGGTTGAATCCCTTTATATAAAAGTTATTTGCCCCTATAGACGACCTTACTGTTCAAAAGGTTGCTGAAATTTTCCAATGAAGTAGATAACCATTCCGAAAGATTTTAGTTGAAGCACTTGTGAAGCATACGGCATCTATCCTTTGGATTTATTTCGATAATCCGTGGGTGAACGTCCCATCATTTTGCTGAACAGACGGGAGAAGTAGTAAGGGTCCTTGAATCCAAGCTCGGAACTGATCTGCTTCACGGTCCAATCGGTAAAATCCAGATAGCGGCAGGAATGCTGGATCTTGAGCCGCAGGAAATAATCGATGGGTGAATGCCCGGTCGCTTGCTTGAACAACTGTGAGTAATGAGGGACAGACAGCCGCGCATGTGATGCCAGTTCCTTGAGGGTGATTCCGTTCTCCAGGTGCTCCAGCATGTATTGAACGGATTGTTCTGCCGCACGTTTGCTGCTCACAATCCCACCATCTGTTCCTGTCGTCTCCGGTCCATAAGCGAGCATACCAAGCATATAACCGATAATCTGGGAGGCATATGTCATCGTCTGCATGGAGTAACCCGTCTCTAACGCGCCGTAACATTCATGGAACAGCTCGAGCCATTTTTGGGCCTTGGCTGGTGGCATCGTAGTAATATGTTGGGTTAGCAATGGCTCTATGTAGGTTAAAGCGTGTTCCCCGCGCAGATGAATCCAGAAGATACTCCATGGTTCAGCTACGTTGGCACCATACACATGAGGAATATGTGCAGGCAATACGACAAGGTTTCCCGGACGGACATCATATGTCTTGCTGCCATCCATCGTATACCAGCCTGTGCCTTGGGCACAGTACATCAGAATGTGTGATTCACAACCATCGGGACGGTCCCGGTAATGATGTTCCGCTTCGTGAAAGTAACCGATATCGGTAACGTATAATCTGGACGTGACCGGATAAGCTGCGGTTTCTTGCAGCAGTGAGTCCGGAAGCACAATGAGTTTTTGCATACGAAATCCGTCAGATTTACGCTGTAGGGGTGGTCTGTTGTTAGGTCTCATACTTTGTATTATGGTGAGCGGGGGTAAGGGAGTCAATGACAGATATGAGAGCGCTCACCGGAGTTGTTCCCAATATAGAAAGCCACGTTACAGGAAGTGAAGCAGTTGCCCATGAATTGGGTAAGTACATACTAGTGGGAAGAATCAGATCAGTGAATATATAGGATAAGGGAGAGATTGAGATATGGAACCAGTCACAACTCAGGAAACACTTTTCTATACAGGTACGTATGCGTCAGCGGATGAACCAGGAATATTCCTATGTGCGTTGAATGCGGATACAGGAGAGATGCGAATCGTCAATCACATGGATGGCGTGAATAATCCGTCTTATTTGGCGCTATGCCCGGATGGAAACTGTCTGTATGTGGCCAGTGAGACGGACGAGGGAGAGGTGTTGGTTTATCGCAGAGATGCGGCAACG
The window above is part of the Paenibacillus sp. 1781tsa1 genome. Proteins encoded here:
- a CDS encoding S-layer homology domain-containing protein codes for the protein MKKNILATLTAGALLTLSLSAGPINAAQAKFTDIQGITGADKIESLHQDGFIKGVSDNLFKPELELNNAQGIQLIADGLNLNLDTIRFIKMPVPSDYFSAVKDGVWYSDAFIRAQYNGIQMSQDIDPSKPLTREQFTLFLMQGIEAKGGLPMINIKPVDITDEQELTPEYQGAIQRSLVLKINELDAEGNFNPKQTITRAEAAVMMYNAIEYMESFHAPQIPETPEK
- a CDS encoding HEAT repeat domain-containing protein — its product is MIGQQWMYTKLIGSHHTGWLAGNTDWLVHVVSFICASVLILLLIIYGYILCLKYKSKRREKVKTTLRQELLAEGSFLQQYLNNGEIGVDVLNMTGDQQIVLQQLLLQRLAQGPVEQENLRIRLLSWQVFGSSYRSVLKTGKWSERVNTLLYIEQFHMVELLPKLEDMLRVSSCTPLERFIILRIYARTGYFRIVKELMREQCVWSDSQVLQILLLLTDSSWTRLKDHFKDVPYQVQSNIVHAIRIRDDQTEGALVLLEKLILGEDSLLRTHAYQALAQVGRCREDLLTGLLLVWNESGEERQRSERLTVTRLMGDIHADAFIPRLKVMMGDPSFQIRQEAANSLARYEQGLDELRDTTVNHPDRYARQIAEETLERMQYGRKMD
- a CDS encoding AraC family transcriptional regulator; translation: MQKLIVLPDSLLQETAAYPVTSRLYVTDIGYFHEAEHHYRDRPDGCESHILMYCAQGTGWYTMDGSKTYDVRPGNLVVLPAHIPHVYGANVAEPWSIFWIHLRGEHALTYIEPLLTQHITTMPPAKAQKWLELFHECYGALETGYSMQTMTYASQIIGYMLGMLAYGPETTGTDGGIVSSKRAAEQSVQYMLEHLENGITLKELASHARLSVPHYSQLFKQATGHSPIDYFLRLKIQHSCRYLDFTDWTVKQISSELGFKDPYYFSRLFSKMMGRSPTDYRNKSKG
- a CDS encoding nitroreductase family protein, whose protein sequence is MSGTEKNETLRVISERHAVKKYEKGFELPEADLNAILTAAAEAPSSWNLQHWRFLVIESEADKAKLLPVAYGQSQIVESSVTIAVLGDLEANRNTVIYDQAVEAGALTAEVRDALVGQINGAYQSPQIARDEAIRNASFASQNIMLAARSLGYDTCPIGGYNPQKLIETFNIPARFVPTLLVTVGKAAQPARPSGRLPLSEVVVKGSF
- a CDS encoding TetR/AcrR family transcriptional regulator encodes the protein MSPRQGLDRGALLSAAAQLADSDGFQALTLAALAQRLDVRSPSLYNHISGLPGLRQEMALMSVQQLSRALTTATADRTGDDAIQAIAAAYIGFVREHPGLYEASFHAPDREEPQLAAASTATLELLLHSLQPYPLTEAEALHAVRGLRSLCHGFASIEAQGGFGMNFDPDESLRLTVSAFLHGLRHLHENK
- a CDS encoding Rrf2 family transcriptional regulator; the encoded protein is MNSEFTIAVHCLVFLAMRDECMANSEDLSQSVGTHPARVRKVLSVLRKHGYLTTKEGAHGGYLLSRPSEEIKLGELYRLVAGGSLGPNWCSGESGSSCVVSSNMQDVMGNIYNGGEEALSAYFDRISIQDVKERIGRGDTCELTLDGLSAKEKS
- a CDS encoding glycosyltransferase family 2 protein produces the protein MDERWIEMLRSFVLACYEGIFIYLVLAIVMCSVLVVAAARTLILRRDLDPLQYHEMLDEELAPAVSLLVPMRNSENTIVQRINCLLGIQYARYEVIIINDGSEDATMPRLMETYDLMPIRSKVHYSGLGQETAQIKCVYQSRLHHRLIVIDKAYGGRMDSLNAGLNISQYPYIASVGPRTFLERDALVKIMKPFMDALPGEEVVACSGRVDLMVPRNTAHPELTDNSTRRTSSALYVMQSIEYVRAFLIGGVGLVRYNINVLLFTAQVFGVFKKNRVMEVGGYKGDDHAAHMELVMRLQKHMKRIRERGRIIYIPDPICRVEAPGTWRQLRRQRTRWYMQLASSLWAQRSMIFNPAYGWMGMVSIPYFILIELLGPVMELGTLLLFISGIGLQLVDINLCIILALLLMLYGSLLSAGMVMFEIWCSRKAYTSREVTRLLLYACSETFWFRPLNNIFRMVGILQAMGLRKEEEKKIRNGLG
- a CDS encoding MBL fold metallo-hydrolase; amino-acid sequence: MRITREFDVVQVTFFPRLFPVNVYLVEEEDGLTLIDAGIPFSLKGILATAQSLGKPITKIILTHAHSDHIGALDLLNEALPQAEVFISRRDAQLLAGDTSLLPGEPQTPVRGGVPKPQAVRTQPDHLLDDGDQIGSLVAIASPGHTPGHMSFMDTRSRVLIAGDAYQLQGGLAVSGRVRPLFPFPALATWNREAALASAKRLAELEPSVLAVGHGRLLRQPAAAMRAATADAQQRFGLAGGQL